A window from Streptomyces sp. NBC_00271 encodes these proteins:
- a CDS encoding esterase/lipase family protein, protein MTEPSQPNTAGRRMDERPYSLPGLSPNTTQDAVVVVPGIMGSELYDTESGDVVWGLANAGWLLKAWTAPRGLRALRLTSDEREGRLGRIRARRLLRTPAWSPFLRGIEPYNDLVATVTRSVADPEAVLPFAYDWRLSVATNARFLAEAAREHLERWRRHPAHALARKHRVDEREGRLVFVAHSMGGLLTLAALTDGPDGDLAADTRGVITLGTPFQGAVAAAAILNTGQGAPVPLPHGRLRRLAYTMPGLHDLLPTFPCLDEGLNIRRLSPTDIADLGGDKDLAVDSQTLHDTLRGRALPGHRALVGISQPTFQSLTLSQGVVTASEHCYREHSDGELMRDETGAPRRFDVGGDGTVHKESATSPSNRAIVPLALQHGALAQGEAALEAVTSFLEEDEHLGPPQAGARVGIEVPDLVAPGTPWTVRVRGVDSPAGLDCAVEEVGGAFAGPARLYGDDDHLAARVTVPAPGLYRVTLDTGDPTPLTQLVLAAPDERDDG, encoded by the coding sequence ATGACCGAGCCGTCGCAGCCCAATACCGCAGGCCGCCGCATGGACGAGCGGCCCTACAGCCTCCCCGGCCTCTCCCCGAACACGACGCAGGACGCCGTCGTCGTCGTTCCCGGCATCATGGGGAGCGAGTTGTACGACACCGAGTCCGGCGACGTCGTCTGGGGCCTCGCGAACGCCGGATGGCTGCTGAAGGCCTGGACGGCGCCCCGGGGCTTACGCGCCCTGCGCCTCACGTCCGACGAACGCGAGGGCCGCCTCGGCCGCATCCGGGCCCGGCGCCTGCTGCGCACCCCCGCCTGGAGCCCGTTCCTGCGCGGCATCGAGCCCTACAACGACCTGGTCGCGACCGTCACCCGGAGCGTGGCCGACCCGGAGGCCGTGCTGCCCTTCGCCTACGACTGGCGGCTGTCCGTCGCCACGAACGCCCGGTTCCTCGCCGAGGCGGCGCGCGAACACCTGGAGCGGTGGCGGCGGCACCCCGCACACGCGCTCGCCCGCAAGCACCGGGTCGACGAACGGGAGGGCCGGCTCGTCTTCGTCGCGCACTCCATGGGCGGACTGCTCACCCTCGCCGCTCTCACCGACGGCCCCGACGGCGACCTCGCAGCGGACACCCGTGGGGTGATCACCCTCGGTACGCCCTTCCAGGGGGCGGTGGCCGCCGCCGCGATCCTCAACACCGGGCAGGGCGCGCCGGTTCCGCTGCCGCACGGCAGGCTCAGGAGGCTCGCATACACCATGCCGGGCCTGCACGACCTGCTTCCGACGTTCCCCTGTCTCGACGAGGGCCTGAACATCCGCCGGCTCAGCCCCACGGACATCGCCGACCTGGGTGGCGACAAGGATCTGGCCGTCGACTCCCAGACCCTGCACGACACCCTGCGCGGGCGGGCGCTGCCCGGGCACCGGGCGCTGGTGGGCATCAGCCAGCCCACCTTCCAGTCCCTGACCCTCAGTCAAGGCGTGGTGACCGCCTCCGAGCACTGCTACCGCGAGCACAGCGACGGCGAGCTGATGCGCGACGAGACCGGCGCCCCGCGCCGCTTCGACGTGGGTGGCGACGGCACCGTACACAAGGAGTCCGCCACCTCTCCCTCGAACCGCGCCATCGTGCCCCTCGCGCTGCAGCACGGTGCGCTGGCCCAGGGGGAGGCCGCGTTGGAGGCGGTGACCTCGTTCCTGGAGGAGGACGAGCACCTAGGTCCCCCGCAGGCCGGGGCACGGGTCGGCATCGAGGTCCCGGACCTCGTCGCGCCGGGCACGCCCTGGACGGTCCGGGTGCGCGGCGTCGACAGTCCCGCGGGGCTGGACTGCGCGGTCGAGGAGGTCGGCGGGGCCTTCGCCGGACCCGCCCGGCTGTACGGCGACGACGACCACCTCGCGGCCCGTGTCACCGTGCCCGCGCCCGGCCTCTACCGGGTCACCCTGGACACGGGCGACCCGACTCCGCTGACCCAACTCGTCCTCGCGGCCCCTGACGAGCGGGACGACGGCTGA
- a CDS encoding serine/threonine-protein kinase produces MADEGRLVAGRYRLIEQIGRGGMGTVWRAEDEVLSREVAVKRLHVQRHLTDDELATLHERTRREARSAARIAHRHVVVVHDVVDDEGLPCIVMEYVHSTTLAALLTDGGAVPPTEAARIGLGMVAALRAAHAAGVLHRDVKPGNVLLGADGRVVLTDFGIAMATGTSTLTKTGEIIGSIDYIAPERMRGKKPGPAADLWALGATLYQSVEGRPPFRKATAVETAYAIAVDPVDPMKQAGPLEPLIDALLAKEPQERPSAEEVERVLREVVSGVPTQLTPTRPVPIPAPIPASSQSPATATTVAPAREDAPPRARGRRVAVWSAVAVVLAAATVAGGWSMTRDGKSGGTHHKAAAATSAPPAVPAGYHLVTEKKLGVSFPVPDGWKRGKASSEQVTYADETGLVGLTIGMVEPAGANPESHFTNIEANTKLNYPDSYRKLRMQRTTFQEKPAAVWEFTFKGRVRAFRAIDLGFGQEGGREYDIYLSAPDLKWDTFRPVFDTVSAGFRVG; encoded by the coding sequence GTGGCGGACGAGGGGCGGCTGGTCGCCGGGCGCTACCGGCTGATCGAACAGATCGGCCGTGGCGGCATGGGCACGGTGTGGCGTGCCGAGGACGAGGTCCTCAGCCGGGAGGTCGCGGTCAAGCGGCTGCATGTCCAGCGGCACCTGACCGACGACGAGCTCGCCACCCTCCACGAGCGCACCCGCCGCGAGGCGCGCAGCGCCGCCCGTATCGCCCATCGCCACGTGGTCGTCGTGCACGACGTGGTGGACGACGAGGGGTTGCCCTGCATCGTCATGGAGTACGTGCACTCCACGACCCTCGCCGCCCTGCTCACGGACGGCGGCGCGGTGCCGCCCACCGAGGCCGCCCGGATCGGCCTCGGCATGGTCGCCGCGCTGCGGGCCGCGCACGCCGCCGGGGTGCTGCACCGTGACGTCAAGCCGGGCAACGTCCTGCTCGGCGCCGACGGCCGCGTCGTCCTCACCGACTTCGGCATCGCCATGGCGACCGGCACCTCGACGCTGACCAAGACCGGCGAGATCATCGGCTCGATCGACTACATCGCGCCCGAGCGGATGCGGGGCAAGAAGCCCGGACCCGCCGCGGACCTGTGGGCGCTCGGGGCGACCCTCTACCAGTCCGTCGAGGGGCGGCCCCCGTTCCGCAAGGCCACGGCCGTGGAGACGGCGTACGCCATCGCCGTCGACCCGGTCGACCCCATGAAGCAGGCCGGGCCGCTGGAACCTCTCATCGACGCGCTGCTCGCGAAGGAACCGCAGGAGCGGCCGTCGGCGGAGGAGGTGGAGCGGGTGCTGAGGGAAGTGGTGTCGGGGGTACCGACGCAGCTGACGCCCACACGCCCGGTACCGATACCGGCACCGATACCGGCGTCGTCGCAGTCTCCGGCGACCGCGACGACGGTGGCACCGGCGCGGGAAGACGCACCGCCCCGGGCTCGTGGGCGCCGGGTGGCCGTGTGGAGTGCGGTGGCGGTGGTGCTGGCGGCCGCGACGGTGGCGGGCGGGTGGTCCATGACCCGGGACGGCAAGAGCGGTGGCACCCACCACAAAGCCGCCGCTGCCACCTCCGCGCCCCCGGCCGTTCCCGCGGGCTATCACCTGGTCACGGAGAAGAAGCTGGGCGTCTCCTTCCCGGTCCCGGACGGCTGGAAGCGCGGCAAGGCGAGCTCCGAACAGGTCACCTACGCCGACGAGACCGGTCTCGTGGGCCTCACGATCGGCATGGTCGAGCCGGCGGGCGCGAACCCCGAGTCGCACTTCACGAACATCGAGGCGAACACCAAGCTCAACTACCCCGACTCGTACCGGAAACTGCGCATGCAGCGCACCACGTTCCAGGAGAAGCCCGCGGCCGTGTGGGAGTTCACCTTCAAGGGCCGGGTCCGGGCGTTCCGCGCCATCGACCTGGGCTTCGGGCAGGAGGGCGGCCGGGAGTACGACATCTACCTCTCGGCTCCGGACCTCAAGTGGGACACCTTCCGCCCGGTCTTCGACACGGTCTCGGCGGGCTTCCGGGTCGGCTGA
- a CDS encoding universal stress protein, translating to MGEGERRRVVVGVSGSPGSLAALHRGAFEARRTGAVLLAVGAWEPPRGALAHPSSMLAPPMTEFRQMADDRLLTALATAFGTDGPGVPCRGLVVWDRPGRALVRTADRLGDLLVIGGGRRGRMRRALFPSVARYCLAHAACPVLAVPRSPLHRELASVRRRVSLRLPLDASELTDGRS from the coding sequence ATGGGCGAGGGAGAGCGGCGGCGGGTCGTCGTGGGGGTGAGCGGTTCGCCGGGGAGTCTGGCGGCGCTGCACCGGGGCGCGTTCGAGGCACGCCGCACCGGCGCCGTGCTGCTGGCCGTGGGTGCCTGGGAACCGCCGCGCGGCGCGCTCGCCCACCCGAGTTCGATGCTCGCGCCGCCGATGACCGAGTTCCGGCAGATGGCGGACGACCGGCTGCTCACCGCCCTCGCCACGGCCTTCGGCACCGACGGGCCCGGGGTGCCGTGCCGGGGGCTGGTCGTGTGGGACCGGCCGGGACGCGCCCTGGTGCGGACCGCCGACCGGCTCGGCGACCTCCTGGTGATCGGCGGCGGGCGACGCGGCCGGATGCGCCGGGCGCTGTTCCCGTCCGTCGCGCGCTACTGCCTCGCGCACGCCGCCTGCCCGGTGCTGGCCGTACCGCGCTCACCGCTGCACCGCGAACTCGCCTCCGTACGCCGCCGGGTCAGCCTGCGCCTGCCGCTCGACGCCAGCGAACTGACGGACGGCAGGTCCTGA
- a CDS encoding SigE family RNA polymerase sigma factor, with the protein MDLATEWKLGAERGGTESLDMDFPAFVAARSAALFRGALVLTGNREAAEDLLQETLERTCRKWRTIAAKDAPDAYVRRIMVNLANDRWRRFRRTTPHSDSDGDRAAPGDEFGQIDSRDQLVRALQQLPMRMRTVVVLRYFHDLSDAEIAADLKISASTVRSQLARGIEKLRSQFPALPGPSPQRPTEGNR; encoded by the coding sequence GTGGATCTGGCAACCGAGTGGAAGCTGGGCGCCGAGCGCGGCGGGACCGAGTCGCTGGACATGGACTTTCCCGCTTTCGTCGCCGCCCGGTCGGCCGCCCTGTTCCGTGGCGCCCTCGTCTTGACGGGAAACCGCGAAGCCGCGGAGGACCTGCTCCAGGAGACCCTGGAACGGACCTGCCGCAAGTGGCGCACGATCGCCGCCAAGGACGCCCCCGACGCCTATGTGCGGCGGATCATGGTGAACCTGGCGAACGACCGTTGGCGAAGATTCCGCCGCACGACCCCGCACTCCGACAGCGACGGCGACCGGGCCGCTCCGGGGGACGAGTTCGGGCAGATAGACAGCAGGGACCAGCTCGTTCGCGCCCTTCAGCAGCTGCCGATGCGGATGCGCACGGTCGTGGTCCTGCGGTACTTCCACGATCTGTCGGATGCGGAGATCGCGGCCGATCTGAAGATCTCGGCAAGTACCGTACGGTCCCAGCTCGCTCGTGGGATCGAGAAGCTGAGAAGCCAGTTCCCCGCGCTCCCCGGCCCTTCACCGCAGCGGCCCACGGAAGGAAACCGATGA
- a CDS encoding SAV_915 family protein, with translation MGAPIRSHISDYAETGPAEPSAEAGSSALEPRPSNPEPRRSRLLDYAEAEPPVRPDAEGRQAPKPGVPAYHTPVLVPAHPRYVDALDASGRPTRVPFIAYELFEHPTDGTVAFAFTTPARLVAALGEAQPWVATSIGPLAEGVREHGVTVRVDPRVAPGHHNWLPDDLAAYAREVR, from the coding sequence GTGGGGGCGCCGATACGGTCGCACATTTCCGACTACGCCGAGACCGGGCCGGCCGAGCCGTCGGCCGAGGCCGGTTCCTCGGCCCTGGAACCTCGTCCGTCGAACCCGGAGCCGCGTCGTTCGCGGCTGCTCGACTACGCCGAGGCGGAGCCGCCCGTACGGCCGGACGCCGAGGGACGGCAGGCCCCGAAGCCCGGCGTTCCGGCCTACCACACCCCCGTGCTCGTCCCGGCCCATCCGCGCTACGTCGACGCGCTGGACGCCTCCGGCCGCCCCACCCGCGTGCCCTTCATCGCCTACGAACTGTTCGAGCACCCCACGGACGGGACCGTGGCCTTCGCCTTCACCACGCCGGCCCGGCTGGTGGCCGCGCTCGGTGAGGCCCAGCCGTGGGTCGCCACGTCGATCGGGCCGCTCGCCGAGGGAGTGCGCGAGCACGGCGTCACCGTCCGCGTCGACCCGCGCGTCGCGCCCGGACACCACAACTGGCTGCCGGACGATCTGGCCGCCTACGCACGGGAGGTGCGCTGA
- a CDS encoding DUF6317 family protein, with the protein MPPDFKAVLSDLTSMSKTFHGEATHYRNLHDQVAPPVVSGGDSGLDHAIKEVADLIVALHTGFADRLDDHGDKVTYARDSFQRHDIDVHGLFEDLMVGDG; encoded by the coding sequence ATGCCGCCCGACTTCAAGGCGGTCCTGAGCGACCTCACCTCGATGTCCAAGACCTTCCACGGCGAGGCCACCCACTACCGGAACCTGCACGACCAGGTGGCCCCGCCCGTCGTCAGCGGCGGTGACAGCGGCCTCGACCACGCCATCAAGGAGGTCGCCGACCTCATCGTCGCCCTGCACACCGGCTTCGCCGACCGGCTGGACGACCACGGCGACAAGGTGACGTACGCCCGCGACTCGTTCCAGCGGCACGACATCGACGTACACGGTCTGTTCGAGGACCTGATGGTGGGGGACGGCTGA